In Lathamus discolor isolate bLatDis1 chromosome 1, bLatDis1.hap1, whole genome shotgun sequence, the following are encoded in one genomic region:
- the SARAF gene encoding store-operated calcium entry-associated regulatory factor, whose amino-acid sequence MAAAGTAAAGARSLSLLFLLLLCAAAGPAWGWSQHGRVLLREVQALTLHRGQYTTARRTAAVPQLQCTGGTAGCSHIPEVVQCYNKGWDGYDVQWQCKADLKNTHRFGRIEVSCEGYDYPDDPYILKGSCSLLFRLELTEEGERKVKNPGSFSYYESRKDSSDSGAGAILVVVLLALAFGVYKFFLSNQQPEQSSGDSDGFTRPSWQSHQAPPPPGFKSSFTDDNSFGAHSYHGTNSGPGFWTGLGAGGLLGYLAGSHRAQSHSPYYNMWTDHTASPPMNGQPSNATHDSSGTRTASGFGGTKRR is encoded by the exons ATGGCGGCTGCCGGGACGGCTGCGGCTGGGGCCCGGTCcctctctctgctcttcctgctcctcctctgcgCTGCCGCGGGCCCCGCGTGGGGCTGGAGCCAGCACG GGAGGGTTCTGCTGCGGGAGGTGCAGGCGCTCACTCTCCACAGAGGGCAGTACACGACAGCCCGGCGGACAGCTGCAGTCCCTCAGTTACAGTGCACAGGAGGCACTGCTGGATGCTCCCACATCCCGGAGGTTGTTCAGTGCTACAACAAAGGTTGGGATGGTTATGATGTACAG tGGCAGTGCAAAGCAGACCTGAAAAATACCCACCGGTTTGGACGGATCGAAGTGAGCTGTGAAGGCTATGATTACCCGGATGATCCTTACATCTTAAAGGGCTCCTGTAGTTTGCTGTTCAGGCTAGAGCTGACTGAGGAAGGTGAAAGGAAAGTGAAGAACCCTGGAAGCTTTAGCTATTATGAGTCAAGGAAGGATTCTTCTGATTCTGGTGCTGGAGCAATTCTTGTAGTTGTTCTCCTGGCTCTTGCTTTTGGAGTATACAAGTTCTTCCTCAGCAACCAGCAGCCTGAGCAGAGTTCTGGTGACAGTGATGGATTCACTAGGCCTTCGTGGCAGAGTCATCAggcacctcctcctcctggttTTAAGTCCAGCTTCACAG ATGACAACAGCTTTGGGGCTCATTCCTATCATGGAACCAATTCAGGACCAGGATTTTGGACTGGATTAGGAGCAGGAGGCTTGCTAGGCTACTTGGCTGGCAGTCACAG AGCACAGTCACATTCCCCATACTACAATATGTGGACAGATCACACAGCTTCACCTCCAATGAATGGGCAGCCAAGCAATGCCACACACGATAGTTCAGGAACAAGAACTGCTTCTG GGTTTGGGGGCACAAAACGAAGATGA
- the LEPROTL1 gene encoding leptin receptor overlapping transcript-like 1 has protein sequence MAGIKALISLSFGGAVGLMFLMLGCALPQYNQYWPLFVLFFYILSPIPYCIARRLVDDTDATSNACKELAIFLTTGIVVSAFGLPIVFARAELIYWGACALVLTGNTVIFATILGFFLVFGSNDDFSWQQW, from the exons ATGGCCGGCATCAAAG CCTTGATTAGCCTGTCCTTCGGGGGAGCGGTCGGACTGATGTTCCTGATGCTCGGATGTGCCCTTCCTCAGTACAA tcagtACTGGCCactgtttgttctgtttttttacaTCCTGTCTCCTATTCCATACTGCATAGCAAGAAGATTAGTAGATGACACAGATGCTACAAGCAATGCCTGCAAGGAGCTAGCAATATTTCTTACAACAGGCATTGTTGTCTCAGCATTTGGGCTACCAATAGTGTTTGCCAGAGCAGAACTG ATCTACTGGGGTGCATGTGCACTTGTTCTTACGGGGAATACAGTCATCTTTGCCACCATCCTAGGATTTTTCTTGGTCTTTGGCAGCAATGACGACTTCAGCTGGCAGCAGTGGTGA